From Panicum hallii strain FIL2 chromosome 2, PHallii_v3.1, whole genome shotgun sequence, a single genomic window includes:
- the LOC112882626 gene encoding protein HGV2, whose protein sequence is MASSSENAGATLEEPQAPPLPNPNPSEEAPGEGEEEEPKTLERAQELFDRGSKAIEEEDFVDAVDCLSRALEIRTSHYGELAPECASTYFKYGCALLYKAQEETDPLGNVPKNAPNEESAKSTTAKDDSVSSKASVSNAEDAASSEKVDAEEGQSSNGKDHGDGNGEIEKHDDDDDEDEKMGDEEDSDVDLAWKMLDIARAIVEKSPENTMEKVKIYSALGEVALEREDIDNSLSDYMKALAMLEQLVEPDHRRTVELNFRICLVYELASKIGDAIPYCAKAISLCKSRIQSLKDSKDASLAGKDGESAAEGVSEKSAPEAEIEQLSGILTELEKKLEDLEQAMSTPRSAIDEFLKTIASRAAAGQKGADGIPRAASFTSSQMATSSNGFDSSVMSTAATTGSTGSTVTDLGVVGRGVKRANIKPITAEPAPKKPAVDSASAKGDSSNSSEALPTTQNGDESVWK, encoded by the exons ATGGCCTCCTCGTCGGAGAACGCGGGCGCGACGCTAGAGGAGCCCCAGGCCCCGCCGCTGCCGAATCCGAACCCCAGCGAGGAGGCGCCcggcgagggggaggaggaggagcccaaAACCCTAGAGCGGGCGCAGGAGCTGTTCGACCGGGGGTCCAAGGCCATCGAGGAGGAGGACTTCGTCGACGCCGTCGACTGCCTCAGCCGCGCGCTCGAGATCAG GACTTCACATTATGGAGAGCTTGCTCCAGAGTGTGCCAGCACATATTTTAAATACGGATGTGCCCTGCTATACAAAGCACAGGAGGAGACTGATCCATTAGGCAATGTTCCCAAGAATGCACCAAATGAAGAATCAGCGAAGAGTACAACTGCTAAAGATGATAGTGTAAGCTCAAAGGCCTCTGTTAGCAATGCGGAGGATGCTGCATCTTCAGAGAAAGTTGATGCTGAAGAAG GTCAAAGCTCAAATGGCAAAGATCATGGGGATGGGAATGGTGAAATTGAGAAgcatgatgatgacgatgacgagGATGAGAAGATGGGAGATGAAGAAGATTCCGATGTGGATCTTGCATGGAAAATGTTGGACATTGCAAGGGCCATAGTTGAGAAGAGCCCAGAAAACACTATGGAGAAAGTAAAAATTTATTCTGCACTTGgtgaagttgcattggaaagaG AGGACATAGACAACTCACTCAGTGACTACATGAAAGCTTTAGCCATGTTGGAGCAATTGGTTGAGCCTGATCATCGTCGAACTGTAGAACT AAACTTCCGCATATGTTTGGTTTACGAGCTGGCATCCAAGATTGGAGATGCAATCCCATATTGTGCAAAAGCGATTTCACTATGCAAGTCACGCATTCAGAGTCTGAAAGATTCCAAGGATGCTTCTTTGGCTGGTAAAGATGGTGAATCTGCTgctgaaggagtctcagaaaaATCTGCTCCTGAAGCTGAGATAGAGCAGCTTAGTGGCATATTGACTGAACTTGAGAAGAAG CTTGAAGACCTGGAGCAAGCTATGTCGACCCCAAGGTCTGCTATAGATGAGTTCTTGAAGACGATTGCATCCAGAGCAGCTGCTGGGCAGAAAGGTGCTGATGGCATCCCAAGGGCTGCATCTTTTACTTCTTCGCAGATGGCCACTTCGAGCAATGGCTTTGACTCCTCAGTCATGTCTACGGCAGCGACAACCGGAAGCACTGGAAGCACTGTAACTGACCTCGGGGTTGTAGGCAGAGGTGTCAAACGAGCTAACATCAAGCCGATCACAGCTGAACCTGCTCCGAAGAAGCCTGCTGTGGATTCAGCATCTGCGAAAGGTGATAGCAGCAACAGCTCGGAGGCTCTTCCTACAACACAGAACGGTGACGAATCTGTATGGAAGTAG